CCGCCGAGCGCATGCCGATGACCTACGACGGGCTCACCGGCCCGGGCGAGAGCTGGGACGAGCCGTGCCTGACCACGGTGGACCGCAACCGCTGGAAGACGCTCATGCGGATGGCCGTGGACCGCGGCTCCACGCTGCACCTGACCGGGATCGGCGGCGACGAACTGCTCTACGGCTCCGTCGCCCACCTGCACACGCTGCTGCGCCGGCGGCCACGGCCGGCCTGGCGCGCGCTGCGCGGCTTCGAGGCGAAGTACCGCTGGTCCCGCGGCGAGACGCTGCGTCAGCTGGCGGACCGGCGGCCGTACCGGGCGTGGCTGGCCCGGGCCGGGGACGAGCTGACCGCGCCACCGCCCTCGCTGCGTGAGCCGCTGCTCGACTGGGGCAGCCCGCCGCGGCTGCCGCCGTGGACCACGCCGGATACGGTCGCGGCCGTCCGGGCACTGCTGCACGCGACGGCCGCGCACGCGGAGCCGCTCGCGCCGTCCCGGGGCCGGCACCGGGAGCTGGAGGCGATCCGGTCGCTGTCCCGCACCACCCGGCAACTGCGCCAGATGGCCGCGCCGCTGGGCCTGGACTACGCGGCACCGTACTACGACGACCGGGTGGTCGAGGCCGCGCTGCGCACCGATCCGGCGGACCGGATCACGCCCTGGCGGTACAAGCCGCTGATCGTCGAGGCGATGCGCGGCGTGGTCCCGGAGGCCAGCCGCGAACGCGCCACCAAGGCGAACGCGATGGTGGAGGAGGAGAACGGCCTGCGCCGGCACCGCGCCGACCTGCTGACGCTCTGCGACTACTCCCGGCTGGCCCGGCTCGGGCTGATCGACGCGGTCGCGTTCCGGGCGGCGTGTGCCCGGCCACCCGCCAGTGACCTGCAGATCGGCGTGCTGCACCAGACCCTCGCCTGCGAGGTCTGGCTGCGCGCGCTGGAGGAGACCACCGTTCCCGCCGGAGGAGGACCGAGATGACCACCATGTTGCGCAACGGCATCCTGATGACCGAGACCGAGTACGGCGTCGTGCTGCTGGACGAGCACACCGGCGCCTACTACACACTCAACCCGACGGCCGCGCTCGTGGTGCGCACGCTGGACTCCGGCGGCGACGACGAGGCCGCCGCCGCGGCGCTGGTCGCCCAGTTCGGCGCGGACCCGGGGACCGCGGGCACGGACGTGGCCGAGCTGGTCGGTTCGCTGCGCACGGCGGGGCTGCTGCGCCGATGAGCATGCCGGAGACCATCCCGTACAACCCGGCGTCGTTGCCCTTCACCACCCGATGGGCCGCGCGCGTCGCCGTGACGGCGGCCCGGTTGCTGGCCCGCCGCCGCCCGGACCGGGTCCGGCGGGTGATGGGCGTGCTGCACCGCGGCACCC
This genomic window from Catenuloplanes niger contains:
- a CDS encoding asparagine synthase-related protein; protein product: MTRPSHLAGLSDWFLVLPDDPAATAAAERLRPFAGRAVGHPGGRPWLLGRWTVERLTVGTAGDVTVAVSGTHVVPVEAAREAAERVRSAGRVDGAVLDAPGSYHVVVRTPSGTYVRGGATEVRRAFVTRTGPAPLAADRADVLAAVHDAGLDPTRLALHLLDPQTLHPLAGTPVWAGIDAVPAGSWARIDATGRVAFRPWWRPPEPVTPMAEAAAGLRDALTDAVRVRTAGRPLVTTDLGGLDSTAVCSVAATRGGTTVAAYTVDVHDPLGDDVRWAAHTVAALGIEHHLVPAERMPMTYDGLTGPGESWDEPCLTTVDRNRWKTLMRMAVDRGSTLHLTGIGGDELLYGSVAHLHTLLRRRPRPAWRALRGFEAKYRWSRGETLRQLADRRPYRAWLARAGDELTAPPPSLREPLLDWGSPPRLPPWTTPDTVAAVRALLHATAAHAEPLAPSRGRHRELEAIRSLSRTTRQLRQMAAPLGLDYAAPYYDDRVVEAALRTDPADRITPWRYKPLIVEAMRGVVPEASRERATKANAMVEEENGLRRHRADLLTLCDYSRLARLGLIDAVAFRAACARPPASDLQIGVLHQTLACEVWLRALEETTVPAGGGPR
- a CDS encoding lasso peptide biosynthesis PqqD family chaperone gives rise to the protein MTTMLRNGILMTETEYGVVLLDEHTGAYYTLNPTAALVVRTLDSGGDDEAAAAALVAQFGADPGTAGTDVAELVGSLRTAGLLRR